In Streptomyces sp. Li-HN-5-11, the sequence CCGCTTCCTGCGGGGAGATGCAGGTGCAAGGCCTGCCCGGCGCTCCACTTCACCCCGTCCGCCTCCGGCTTCCCGGTGGCGGACGGGGTGTTTTCTCGTTCCTCCGGTCCGCGTCGGCCTCGGCCGGGCGACCTCATGTCCGGGACGCCCACCGGTCCCCGGGGGTGGTGGGCCGCCGGGATGCGCCGCTTGTCCGGCCGCGTCAGCATGGGACGTGGAGGACGACTCGGGGCGCCGGCGGAGGGGGCGCCTCACATCCGAGCGGAGGCCCGCATGGCAGACAACGAGAAGTTCGCGCGTCACCTTTTCGCCGCCTGGAACAACCGCGACTACGACGCCATCGCCGGGGCCGTCGCCCCCGACTGCACCCTCGTGGAGGAGGGCAGCGGACGGACGCTCAAGGGGCCGCAGGGGTTCACCGCACTCGCCAAGGCCCTTTTCGACGCCATGCCCGACGGCGAGTTCCACGTGGACCACCTCACGTCCCAGGGCGACACGGTGGTCATCGAGTACACGGGCAACGGAACCCAGACCGGAGACCTGGTCCTGCACGCGGGCACGATCCCCGCGACGGGCCGGGAGGTCACGGTCCACGGGTGCGACATCTACGAGGTCCACGACGACAAGATCACGGAGGCCCGCGCCTACCTGGACACCGGCGCCATCATGTCCCAGCTCGGACTGATCGAGCGGAGGGGCGCCTGACCTCAGGACGTGTCCCGCGGAGGCGGAGGGACGGCGAAGGCGCTCCCACCCGGCCGGCCCCTCACGCCTCCCTGGTCACCACCGTCTCACAGCGCAGCCGCCGGTCCGGGCCCACTTCCCGTGCCGGGCCCGTCAGCGTGAGGCGGGCGGTGTGGCGGATGTCCGTGGTGGACGCCCCCAGGCGCAGTTCCAGCGTGCCCGGTTCGACCACCCGGCGGCCCGACCGGTCGGTGAACGCCGACAGGTCCGCGTGGAAGCGGAAGGTGACCCGGGCCGCGGCACCCGAGGCCAGTTCCAGCCGCTGGTAGCCGATCAGGCGGACGTCCGGTCGGGTCACCGAGGCCACCGGGTCGTGCAGGTAGAGCTGCACCACCTCCGTGCCCTCGCGGTCACCCGTGTTGCGGACCGTCAACGAGATGTCGCAGGAACCGTCCGTGCCGACCTCCGTCTCCGGTCCCGTCGTTGCCTCCGGTCCCGCCTCCGCGCCGGTTCCCGCCGTTCCCGCCGTTCCCGCCGTTCCCCCCGTTTCCTCGGCGTTCTCGAGGTTCTCCCACGCGAAGTCCTCCCACGCGAACGACGTGTACGACTCGCCGTGCCCGAACGGGAACAGCGGTGTGGGGTCCAGGCTGCTGGTGTCCCCGGCCAGACCCAGCGGGGGTTGCAGGTACGTCCACGGCTGGCCGCCCGGCACGCGCGGCACACTCACCGGGAGACGGCCGGACGGGTTCACACGGCCCGACAGCACGCCCGCCACCGCAGGGCCGCCCTCCTCGCCGGGGAAGAAGGCCTGGACCGCCGCGGCCAGGCGGCCGTGCCAGCGGCCCAGGGCGTAGGGGCGGCCGGTCAGGAGGACCAGGACCACCGGGACGCCCGTCCCCACCAGCGCGTCGAGCAGCGCGCCCTGCACGCCCGGCAGCGCCAGGTCAGCCACGTCGCACCCCTCGCCCGACGTGCCGCGGCCGAACAGACCCGAGCGGTCGCCGAGAACCGCCACACACACGTCCGCCTCCCGGGCCCGGGCGACCGCCTCGGCGAAGCCCGAGGTGTCCGGGTCCGTCACGCCGCAGCCCGGCGTGAACGTCAGCTTGGAGTCGGGGAGTTCCGTCCGCAGGGCGTCCACCAGGGTCGGGATCTCGATGCCCGTGGGGACGTCAGGGTGCTGCGTGCCCACATGGGACGGGAAGGAGTAGCAGCCCAGCATCGCCAGGGCGTCCGCCGCCCTGGGCCCCACGACCGCGATCCGCGCGTCGCGGGGCAGCGGCAGCACACCGTCGGGATTGGTCAGCAGGACCACCGACTCCTCGGCCAGGCGGCGGGCCACGGCCCGGTTCGCCGGCGAGTCCAGGTCGACCGGCCCCGTGGGTGCCTGGGGACGCCAGTCCTCGTCCAGCAGGCCCAGCTCGCACTTCTGCAGCAGTACCCTGCGCGCGGCGCGGTCCACCAGCGCCTGAGGGACACTGCCGTCGCGCACCGCCGCCACGAGGTCCTTGCCGTAGCACTTCAGGGTCGGCAGTTCCACGTCGATGCCGGCGGCCAGGGCGAGGTGTGCCGACTCCGCCGGGTTTCCGGCGACCCGGTGCAGGGTCTGCAGGAAGTCGACGGCGAAGTAGTCGGCGACCACGGTTCCCGTGAACCCCCAGGCGTTCCGCAGGAGTTCGGTGAGCAGGTGCGGGTCCGCCGAGGCGGGGACGCCGTCCCGTTCGGTGTACGCCGCCATCACCGAGCGGGCGCCGCCCTCGCGCAGCGCCATCTCGAACGGCGGGAGTACGACGTCGGCGAACTCGCGCGTGCCCGCCCGGACCGGGGCGAGGTTGCGGGCGCCCGCCGAGGAGGCGTACCCGGCGAAGTGCTTGAGCGTGGCGACGACACCCGCCGACTCCAGACCGCGCACGTACGCCGTGCCGATCGTGCCGACCAGGTAGGGGTCCTCGCCGATCGTCTCCTCCACCCGGCCCCAGCGGGGATCGCGGACCACGTCCAGCACGGGGGCCAGCCCCTGGTGCACGCCCACCGAGCGCATGTCCCGCCCGATGCGGCCGGCCATCTCCTCCACCAGCGCCGGGTCGAAGGTCGCGCCCCACGCGAGCGGCACCGGGTAGGCCGTCGCGCCCCACGCGGTGAAACCCGCGAGGCACTCCTCGTGCGCGACCGCCGGGATGCCGAAGCGGCCGGCCTCGGCGATCCGACGCTGGGCGCGGGCCAGTGCCTGCGCGCCCAGCGCCGGGTCCACGGGGGCGGTGCCGAAGGAGCGGGTGAGCTGGCCGAGGCCCCGGGTGATCAGCTCGTCCCAGTCGTAGTCGGTGTTCATGGCCTGCTGGTGCGGGGCGACGCCGTCGCCGTCCGTCGCGGCGCCCACCCACACGCCGTACAGCTGGGCCGTCTTCTCCTCCAGGGTCATCCGGGAGAGCAGGTCGTCGACGCGGGCGGCGGCGGGCAGGGCGGGGTCACGCCAGGGGGCGGTGGTCATGAAACTCCTGTCAGAGGCGTCGGAAGAGGTGGGGTCACTTGCCGCCCACGCCCATCAGGCCGCCGATGAGGGCGCGCCGGGCCACCAGGTAGACGGCGAAGATCGGGATGCCGGAGAGGACGACCGAGGCGAGCAGGGCGGGGATGTTCACGCCGAACTGGCTGACGTAGTTGAACAGGCCGAGGGTCAGCACGCGCGGGCCGTCGGACTGGGTGAAGATCAGGGGGAAGAGGAAGCCGTTCCACGCCTGGAGCGCGGCGTAGATGACGACGGTGCTGATGCCGCCCTTGGCGAGGGGGATGACCAGCTGGAACAGCATGCGGGTCGCCGAGGCGCCGTCCAGTGCCATCGCCTCGTACAGCTCCTCGGAGATGTCCCGGAGCGTGCCGGTCAGGATGAGCACCGACACCGGCATCGCGAAGGCCGCCGTCGGCAGGATGACGGCGAGGAGGCTGTCGTAGAGGTTCAGCTTGGCGATCATCAGGTAGAGGGGGACCACCACCGCCTGCGCGGGGATGGCCACGCCGAGGAGGAAGAGGCGGAAGGCGGCGCTGGAGAAGACGTTCCGGGTGCGTACGGCGACGTAGGCGAGCGGGACGCACAGGACGAGGACGAGCGCGACGACCGCCGCCGCCACGATCACCGTGTTGGTCAGGAAGTGGCCGAAGCCGTTGTGCAGGACGGTGTTGTAGTTGGCGAGCGTCGGGCTGGTGGGCGGCTTCAGCGGGTTGGCGCCGAGGGCGTCGTCCTGGCGGGTGAGGGAGGCCGAGATCATCGCGTAGATCGGGACGATCACGACGGCCAGCCAGATCACCGAGCCGAGGCCCGCCAGGGGGTTCGGGCGCCTGGTCCAGTGCCGGCGGTGGCGCGTGGGCGCCGCGGACGCCGGCGCGTTCGCCGTCTTCACCGGACGCGGGAGCGTGTCGTGTGACATGTCGTCACATTCC encodes:
- a CDS encoding ester cyclase, with protein sequence MADNEKFARHLFAAWNNRDYDAIAGAVAPDCTLVEEGSGRTLKGPQGFTALAKALFDAMPDGEFHVDHLTSQGDTVVIEYTGNGTQTGDLVLHAGTIPATGREVTVHGCDIYEVHDDKITEARAYLDTGAIMSQLGLIERRGA
- a CDS encoding glycoside hydrolase family 3 N-terminal domain-containing protein, whose product is MTTAPWRDPALPAAARVDDLLSRMTLEEKTAQLYGVWVGAATDGDGVAPHQQAMNTDYDWDELITRGLGQLTRSFGTAPVDPALGAQALARAQRRIAEAGRFGIPAVAHEECLAGFTAWGATAYPVPLAWGATFDPALVEEMAGRIGRDMRSVGVHQGLAPVLDVVRDPRWGRVEETIGEDPYLVGTIGTAYVRGLESAGVVATLKHFAGYASSAGARNLAPVRAGTREFADVVLPPFEMALREGGARSVMAAYTERDGVPASADPHLLTELLRNAWGFTGTVVADYFAVDFLQTLHRVAGNPAESAHLALAAGIDVELPTLKCYGKDLVAAVRDGSVPQALVDRAARRVLLQKCELGLLDEDWRPQAPTGPVDLDSPANRAVARRLAEESVVLLTNPDGVLPLPRDARIAVVGPRAADALAMLGCYSFPSHVGTQHPDVPTGIEIPTLVDALRTELPDSKLTFTPGCGVTDPDTSGFAEAVARAREADVCVAVLGDRSGLFGRGTSGEGCDVADLALPGVQGALLDALVGTGVPVVLVLLTGRPYALGRWHGRLAAAVQAFFPGEEGGPAVAGVLSGRVNPSGRLPVSVPRVPGGQPWTYLQPPLGLAGDTSSLDPTPLFPFGHGESYTSFAWEDFAWENLENAEETGGTAGTAGTAGTGAEAGPEATTGPETEVGTDGSCDISLTVRNTGDREGTEVVQLYLHDPVASVTRPDVRLIGYQRLELASGAAARVTFRFHADLSAFTDRSGRRVVEPGTLELRLGASTTDIRHTARLTLTGPAREVGPDRRLRCETVVTREA
- a CDS encoding carbohydrate ABC transporter permease; amino-acid sequence: MSHDTLPRPVKTANAPASAAPTRHRRHWTRRPNPLAGLGSVIWLAVVIVPIYAMISASLTRQDDALGANPLKPPTSPTLANYNTVLHNGFGHFLTNTVIVAAAVVALVLVLCVPLAYVAVRTRNVFSSAAFRLFLLGVAIPAQAVVVPLYLMIAKLNLYDSLLAVILPTAAFAMPVSVLILTGTLRDISEELYEAMALDGASATRMLFQLVIPLAKGGISTVVIYAALQAWNGFLFPLIFTQSDGPRVLTLGLFNYVSQFGVNIPALLASVVLSGIPIFAVYLVARRALIGGLMGVGGK